In Trifolium pratense cultivar HEN17-A07 linkage group LG7, ARS_RC_1.1, whole genome shotgun sequence, a genomic segment contains:
- the LOC123898823 gene encoding probable F-box protein At4g22030 has translation MVSSQIFSASNLCSSSLRTVNAAIHLPKLPRLPNFSIPQLPNTRQQFVQDFNVSIDHNSIKLEQQINNNDRSNNINNKSNEIIKLYAVLEAVSDRIEMHHNIAEQRNNWNTLLLNSINMITLTATTMSGVAATAATSCSDSSLLALKLSSALLFSAATGILLIMNKIQPSQLTEEQRNATRLFKQIQSQIQTKIALGNTSEEDVKESIEKVLALDKAYPLPLLGVMLEKYPAKFEPANWWPTSKKGKTQSKKMGKMSNGWSQDLEMEMREVVEVIKRKDSEDYERLGNIALKVNKSLAIAGPLLTGIAAIGSTFIGNGSSLASFVPLLAGSMAAAVNTFEHGGQVGMVFEMYRASGGFFNLLETSIESTLGEKDFEKRENGELFEMKMALQLGRSVSSLRELASKSASYRMEGVEIDEFASKLF, from the exons ATGGTTTCTTCACAAATATTTTCAGCATCTAATTTATGTTCTTCTTCTTTAAGAACTGTTAATGCTGCTATTCATCTTCCTAAACTTCCACGTCTCCCTAATTTCTCAATTCCTCAATTACCAAATACAAGACAACAATTCGTTCAGGATTTTAATGTTTCCATTGATCATAATTCAATCAAATTAGAACAGCAGATTAATAATAATGACAGATCCAACAATATTAACAACAAGTCAAATGAGATTATTAAACTCTATGCAGTTTTGGAGGCTGTTTCAGACAGAATTGAGATGCATCACAACATCGCCGAACAACGTAACAATTGGAATACACTTCTTTTGAATTCAATCAACATGATTACTCTTACTGCTACAACTATGTCTGGTGTTGCTGCTACTGCTGCTACATCTTGTTCTGATTCATCACTTTTGGCTTTGAAGTTATCTTCTGCTCTTTTATTCTCTGCAGCTACTGGAATCTTACTTATCATGAACAAAATTCAACCTTCTCAACTAACCGAAGAACAACGAAACGCTACAAGATTGTTTAAGCAGATTCaaag tcaaattcaaacaaaaattgCTCTTGGAAATACTAGTGAGGAAGATGTGAAGGAATCAATTGAGAAAGTTTTGGCACTTGATAAAGCTTATCCACTTCCTTTGTTAGGAGTAATGCTTGAAAAATACCCTGCAAAATTTGAGCCTGCGAATTGGTGGCCTACGtcgaaaaaaggaaaaacacaAAGCAAGAAAATGGGGAAAATGAGTAATGGATGGAGTCAAGATTTAGAAATGGAAATGAGGGAAGTTGTTGAAGTGATTAAGAGAAAAGATTCCGAGGATTACGAAAGACTTGGAAACATAGCTTTGAAGGTGAACAAGAGTTTGGCAATTGCAGGGCCATTACTCACTGGAATTGCAGCTATTGGTTCTACATTTATAGGTAATGGTAGTTCTTTGGCTTCTTTTGTACCTCTCTTGGCTGGTTCAATGGCGGCCGCTGTTAATACTTTTGAGCATGGTGGACAAGTTGGAATGGTTTTTGAAATGTATAGAGCTTCTGGTGGCTTTTTCAACTTGTTAGAAACCTCAATTGAATCAACTTTAGgagagaaagattttgagaAAAGAGAAAATGGAGAGCTATTTGAAATGAAGATGGCTTTGCAGTTGGGAAGAAGTGTATCATCGCTAAGGGAACTTGCATCAAAATCAGCTTCCTATAGAATGGAAGGAGTTGAGATAGATGAATTTGCCAGCAAGCTCTTCTGA